CCCAGCCCTCGCCCATCCTGACCCTCGCCGCCAAGGAACTCAAAGAGCGCCTGCGCAACCGCTGGGTGCTGGCCGTGGCCGGCGTGTTCACCCTGTTCTCGCTGCTCATCACCTACTTCGGCGGCGCCGCCCAGGGTCAGATCGGCCCGCAGTCCCTGGCCTACACGATCAGCTCCCTGGTCAGCTTGGTGATCTATCTGCTGCCCCTGATCGCGCTGCTGCTGGGCTTTGACACCGTCGTGGGCGAGCGCGAGCGCGGCTCGCTGGAACTGCTGCTGGCCTACCCGGTCAGCCGCGCCGAGCTGCTGCTGGGCAAGTTCCTGGGGCTGGCCACGGCGCTCACGCTCTCCACCCTGGCCGGCTTTGCGCTGGTGGGCGTGCTGCTGTGGCGCCAGTTTGGAGCGGCCGCGCTGCTGCATTACGGCGGCTTTGTGCTCAGCGCCACCCTGCTGGGGCTGAGTTTTCTGAGCCTGGCCCTGCTGATTTCCGTGCTGGCCAAGGAGCGCACCCGCGCCTCGGGCCTGGCCATCCTGCTGTGGTTCTTGTTCGTGCTGGTGTTCGACCTGGCCCTCCTAGGCCTGCTGGTGGGCAGCGGCGGGCAATGGGCGGGCGATTGGTTTGCCTGGCTGCTGCTGGCCAACCCCTGCGATGTCTTTCGCATCGCCAATGTGTTCACCCTCGACCAAGTCGGCGGCCTGATGGGCGCCGGCAGTCTGGGCACCCTGGTGCCGCCCGCCTTCGCCAACCCGGCCTTGCTGGGCGCTGCCCTGCTCGCCTGGATTGCCCTGCCCCTGGGCGCCGCCATCTGGAGATTTAAGCCATGAAACGTCGTCACTGCCTGGCCTGCATGGCCTCTCTGAGTACCCTGCCCCTCTTCAGCGCCTGCAGCCAAGAATCCAAGGCGCCCCAAGGCCCGGTTGAGTTCCAGGCGGGCACCTCCTGCGAACTGGACGGCATGCTGCTGGCCGACTACCCCGGCCCCAAGGCACAGATCCACTACCAGGGCGCCGAGCAGCCCACCTATCTATGCGACACGGTTGAACTGTTCTCGCTGCTGCTGCAGCCCGAGCAAGTGCGCGTCGTGCGCGCCGCCTATGTGCAAGACATGGGCCAAACCGACTGGGAGCGCCCCCAGGGTCACTGGGTGGACGCCAAGGCCTGCCACTACGTGCGCGGCAGCAAGCGCAAGGGCTCCATGGGCCCGACCCTGGCCAGCTTCGCCCGCCAGCAGGATGCCCAGGCCTTCGCCAAGGAGTGGGGCGGTGAGGTGCTGGCCTATGCGGCCATCACACCCGCCATGGTGGATCTGAGCGGTGGCGCGTTGCACGACAGCCGCATGTGATCGGCGTGAGCGTGCTGTGACGCAGAGCCGCCGCACCGTCCTGCGACTGGGCCTGGGCGCCTTGGCCGCCAGCGCCTGCGCCGGCACGGTGCTGGCCTTGCGCCGCCGCCCCGCGCCTGACTTGCCGTCGGACCTCTGCATCACCGCGCCGGCCTGGCCCTATGACCCCCAGGCCGGGCTGCCCGCCCAGGCGCCGCGCCGCGTGCCCGCCGAGGCGCGCTGCCCGGTCTGCGGCATGTTCCCGGCCCGCCAGCCCCGTTGGGCTGCGCAGCTGCGCTACCTTGACGACAGCGCCCAGTTCTTTGACTCGCCCCTGACCCTGGCCCTGTGGTGGCAGGCGCCCACGCGCTACAGCCCCGGACGGCAACAAACGGACGTGGCGGCCCTGTGGGTGCAGGACTTCGCGAGCGGACGCTGGCTGGATGCCACCCAGGCCCATTACGTCCACGGCTCGCGCGAGCGCGGCCCCATGCGCAACGGCAATTTGCCGCCGTTTGGCGACAGCGCCACGGCGCAAGTCTTTGCCAAGGCCAACGGTGGCCGTGTGCTGTCCTGGCGGGAACTGGATGCCGAGCTGCTGCGCGCGCTGGACACTCGGATACACGACCATGCTTGATCGTCGCCTGTTCCTGGGCGCCATCGCTTGGGGTGCCTCTGGCGTGGCCCGGGCGGCAGCGCCGGCGGCCCCTGATCGGCCGCAGCTGCGACATCCCGACGGCTCTCTGTTCGAGTTCGAGCCTGATCTGAAACATTGGTGCCTCAGTGCCGATGGCGCGTGGCTGCTGACGCACAGCGGCGCGCTGCTGAGCCTGCGGGACACCCGCGAACTGCGGGTCGTGGCCCAGCACCCTTGCCGCACCAAGACCGGCCAGCCGGTCGAGAAGCTTGCGGCCAGCGCCGCCCTGGCCGCCCGTCGCAGCCTGGTGCTGGCCCCGGCCGGCGCGGGCGAGCTGTGGGAGCTGTACCTGGACCCGCTGGCCGAGGACTTCTACGAGGGCCTGGTGCACGATTTCCGCTTCGGCGAGGGCGTGCCCACCCAGGGCTATCTGGGCCTGCGCCGCATGCCCATGCCAGAGCCTTTGACCCGGCTGCAGGCCCACCCGCAGCACTTCCATCTGGCCGCCTGCAGCGCCAGCGGCCAGGCCCTGCTGCTCAATCTGGACGCCCGCCGCGTGGCTGCGCGCCTGGGGCCAGCCTGGGAGCTGTCCTGCGCAGGACCGGCCCCCGACACCCTGGTGCTCAGCCGAGGCCAAGGGCTGCGTCTGATTGATTTGAGCGAGGGCCGTACCTTGGCGCAGCTCGAATTGCCCGATCTGCCCCGAAGTTTGGCGGCCGGCCCGGGCTCGCTGTGTGTGCAGCTGCAGAACGGCCAGCGCTTGCAATTGAACGGTGCGCTGCAGATTCAGGCGACTCACAGCGGCTGCGAATAGCCTGCAAGCGCTCCGCTCGCGACCTTCAGTTCCACTGAACGGTCCGGCGCCGGCGGGCCGCCACACTGGCGCAATGTCCACCCCACTGCCCACCTACTTCCTGTCCCATGGCGGCGGCCCCTGGCCCTTCATGGAGGGCGCATTCCGGCGCCACTTCGATCGGCTGGAGAGCGTGCTGGCCGGAATCCCTGCCGAACTCGCCGAACGGCCCCGCGCCGTGCTGGTGGTGACCGCGCACTGGGAGGGCGAATCCTTCCGGGTCAGCAGCCATCCGCGGCCCCCCATGGTCTACGACTACAGCGGCTTCCCACCGCACACCTACCAGGCCCAGTACCCCGCCCCGGGAGACCCAGCACTGGCCGCCGAGGTCGTCGCACGCTTGCAGACGGGGGGCGTGGCCGCCGCAGCCGATTCAGAGCGCGGCTTCGACCATGGCAGCTTCAGCACCGTGTTGCCGATGTATCCGCAGGCCGATATGCCGCTGGTGCAGCTCTCGCTGCAGCGCAGCCTGGACCCCACCCTGCATCTGCGCGCCGGCCAGTTGCTGGCGCCGCTGCGCGCCCAGGGCGTGCTGATCCTAGGCAGTGGGCTGAGCTTTCACAATTTGCGCGCTTTTGATGCCCGCTCACAGGAACCGTCGCGCCAGTTCGACGACTGGCTGCAGCAGGCCCTGCGGCAATCCCCCGCCGCGCGCCGCCAGGCCTTGATCGACTGGGCACAGGCGCCCCAGGCCCGCTTTGCGCATCCGCGCGAGGACCATCTGCTGCCGCTGATGGTGGCCGCCGGGGCCGCCGAGGACGACCCGGCCCAACTGCACTACCACCAGCAGGATTTCATGGGCGGTCTGGCGGTCTCGGGCTTTCGCTTCGGCTGAGTCAGAGCACGGCCTCTGGCGCCTGCCAGCCCGGCAAAGCCTGGATGCGCGCCAACCAGGCTTGCACGGCGGGCCAATCGGCAGCCTGCAGGCCGGCCTGCGGCAACCAGAACAGGTAGGCGCACAGGGAAAGATCGGCCACGCTGGGGCCGCCATCCAGGATCCAATCGCGCGCCGACAAATGCTGCGCCAGCGTATCGAGGTCGGCACGGGCACGGGCTTCCAACCACTGCTCAACCGCCGCCGGCTGCGCCACCCACCCGCGCGAGAAGCGCAGATTGGGCACCGAGAAGCCGACACGGTTGGCCTCCCAAAACAACCAGCGCCGCAGCATCTCGCGCTCGGACTCGGGCACAGCCCAAGGTCCGGCCGGGTCGGCATGATCGACCAGGTGCAGCAGGATCGCGTTCGATTGCGCGAGCACTTGCTCGCCATGTACCAGCAGCGGCACCTCGCCATAGGGGCTGAGTGTTCGAAAGGGCTCAGGCCGCTGATCGCGGGGCAAGCCCAAATCGATGCGCTCATAGCGGTGCAGCTGCCCCATCATCAGCAGGGCCAGTCGGACCTTGTAGCTGTGGCCCGAGTCGCGGGCGCCGTAGAGGGTCAGCATGGGGTGGGCACCCGAGCCTGAGCATCGGCCTGCGGGGCCAGCAAGGCAATGGCGCCGGCCGCGACACGGATCCGCGCCCCAGTTCGGGTTGCGCAATGAGAGGCGGCCAGGGGTTGGGCTGGTGCGAAGAGTCGGATCATGAGAGGCGCTGAGAGGTGCCGGGAGGATCGGTTCACTGTAGGTGGTGTGCCCGTTGAATCCGGACCGCCCTCCCGAACGGAGTGTGGCGCGATCAATGAGGCAATTTCTGTATTGACAGAAATTACATACCAACTAGACTGGAAGCTATGCAACTCACCGACATTGGCCGCCGTTTCATCGTCCACTGGGGCGAAATGGGCTCCAGCTGGGGCGTCAATCGCAGCGTGGCGCAGATCCATGCCCTGCTCTTCTTCCATGGCAGCCCCCTGCATGCCGAAGAACTGGCCGACACCCTGGGCATTGCGCGCAGCAACGTCAGCAACAGCCTGAAGGAGTTGCTGAACTGGAATCTGATCCGTGTCACCCATGTCCTGGGTGACCGGCGCGA
Above is a window of Inhella inkyongensis DNA encoding:
- a CDS encoding ABC transporter permease — protein: MPVPSGAAQPSPILTLAAKELKERLRNRWVLAVAGVFTLFSLLITYFGGAAQGQIGPQSLAYTISSLVSLVIYLLPLIALLLGFDTVVGERERGSLELLLAYPVSRAELLLGKFLGLATALTLSTLAGFALVGVLLWRQFGAAALLHYGGFVLSATLLGLSFLSLALLISVLAKERTRASGLAILLWFLFVLVFDLALLGLLVGSGGQWAGDWFAWLLLANPCDVFRIANVFTLDQVGGLMGAGSLGTLVPPAFANPALLGAALLAWIALPLGAAIWRFKP
- a CDS encoding DODA-type extradiol aromatic ring-opening family dioxygenase, with amino-acid sequence MSTPLPTYFLSHGGGPWPFMEGAFRRHFDRLESVLAGIPAELAERPRAVLVVTAHWEGESFRVSSHPRPPMVYDYSGFPPHTYQAQYPAPGDPALAAEVVARLQTGGVAAAADSERGFDHGSFSTVLPMYPQADMPLVQLSLQRSLDPTLHLRAGQLLAPLRAQGVLILGSGLSFHNLRAFDARSQEPSRQFDDWLQQALRQSPAARRQALIDWAQAPQARFAHPREDHLLPLMVAAGAAEDDPAQLHYHQQDFMGGLAVSGFRFG
- a CDS encoding nitrous oxide reductase accessory protein NosL translates to MKRRHCLACMASLSTLPLFSACSQESKAPQGPVEFQAGTSCELDGMLLADYPGPKAQIHYQGAEQPTYLCDTVELFSLLLQPEQVRVVRAAYVQDMGQTDWERPQGHWVDAKACHYVRGSKRKGSMGPTLASFARQQDAQAFAKEWGGEVLAYAAITPAMVDLSGGALHDSRM
- a CDS encoding nitrous oxide reductase accessory protein NosL; amino-acid sequence: MTQSRRTVLRLGLGALAASACAGTVLALRRRPAPDLPSDLCITAPAWPYDPQAGLPAQAPRRVPAEARCPVCGMFPARQPRWAAQLRYLDDSAQFFDSPLTLALWWQAPTRYSPGRQQTDVAALWVQDFASGRWLDATQAHYVHGSRERGPMRNGNLPPFGDSATAQVFAKANGGRVLSWRELDAELLRALDTRIHDHA
- a CDS encoding glutathione S-transferase family protein translates to MLTLYGARDSGHSYKVRLALLMMGQLHRYERIDLGLPRDQRPEPFRTLSPYGEVPLLVHGEQVLAQSNAILLHLVDHADPAGPWAVPESEREMLRRWLFWEANRVGFSVPNLRFSRGWVAQPAAVEQWLEARARADLDTLAQHLSARDWILDGGPSVADLSLCAYLFWLPQAGLQAADWPAVQAWLARIQALPGWQAPEAVL